From the Chloroflexus aurantiacus J-10-fl genome, one window contains:
- a CDS encoding sodium-translocating pyrophosphatase, translating to MQDLNAVQSLAVWAVLVISLLGIGYAFFIRSQILAQDTGTPKMREVWGFIKTGANAYLSQQFRTISILIVILTFVLAASVFIIPPTTEAVERFGSKEAATIWVAIGRAVAFLMGSLFSYAVGFVGMNVAVEGNVRVAAAARKGYNPALQVAYKSGSVTGMLTVGLGLLGGTLIFMVFGIAAPDALLGFGFGGSLIALFMRVGGGIYTKAADVGADLVGKVEAGIPEDDPRNAAVIADLVGDNVGDCAGMAADVFESFEVTLVSALILGLVLGDAVVGTIGDGAYDLRFIIFPLVLRAIGVVASVIGNLFVTTDERKRNAMAAMNRGFYIAAGLAIAASAAATPVFMVNEATGEVDWRPFFATLSGVVLAIVLDKLTEYFTSTHFSPVKETSKASQTGSATNILSGLALGMESSVWAILVISASIFTSVLIYAGEPAATQFTAILYGVSLTGIGMLLLTGNTISMDSFGPISDNANGIGEMAGLDKNARNVMDDLDAVGNTTKAVTKGIAIGSAVIAAVALYGSYFTDVNKVLQQMINEGRQGIELLASINVAAPPVFIGLLIGGAVPFLFSALTIRAVSRAAAQIVNEVRRQFRIPGLMEGKVQPDYARAVQISTTAAQKELISLGLIAVMVPIIVGFTLGVEALGGFLAGIILTGQLMAVFQANAGGAWDNAKKYIEEGNFGGKHSEPHKAAVVGDTVGDPLKDTAGPALNPMIKVINLVALIIAPIVVTIEPGSPGVIIAMIICGAALVWAIWQSKRESEALKEIAQAPASAD from the coding sequence ATGCAGGATCTGAATGCCGTCCAAAGCCTTGCAGTCTGGGCCGTTCTCGTCATCTCACTGCTCGGTATCGGTTACGCCTTCTTCATTCGTAGTCAAATCCTCGCCCAGGATACGGGCACTCCCAAAATGCGTGAGGTCTGGGGTTTTATCAAGACCGGCGCCAATGCCTATCTGAGTCAACAATTCCGTACAATTTCAATTTTGATCGTGATTTTGACGTTTGTGCTGGCAGCAAGTGTGTTTATTATTCCCCCCACGACTGAAGCCGTTGAACGTTTTGGGAGTAAAGAAGCGGCAACAATCTGGGTTGCCATCGGGCGGGCAGTAGCCTTCCTGATGGGATCACTCTTCAGCTATGCCGTTGGCTTCGTCGGCATGAATGTGGCGGTTGAGGGGAATGTGCGGGTCGCGGCGGCAGCCCGGAAAGGTTATAATCCGGCGTTGCAGGTGGCGTATAAATCCGGTTCCGTGACCGGCATGCTGACGGTCGGTCTTGGTCTGCTCGGCGGTACGCTGATCTTTATGGTGTTCGGAATTGCCGCCCCGGATGCACTGCTTGGTTTTGGCTTTGGCGGATCGCTGATCGCACTCTTCATGCGCGTTGGTGGTGGTATCTACACCAAGGCGGCTGACGTCGGCGCCGATCTGGTGGGCAAGGTTGAGGCCGGTATTCCAGAAGATGATCCCCGCAATGCTGCCGTCATTGCCGACCTGGTAGGCGATAACGTCGGTGACTGTGCCGGTATGGCTGCCGACGTGTTTGAGAGCTTTGAAGTGACCCTGGTCTCGGCATTGATCCTGGGATTGGTGCTGGGTGATGCTGTGGTTGGTACCATCGGTGATGGTGCTTACGATCTGCGCTTTATCATCTTCCCATTGGTACTGCGCGCCATTGGTGTTGTCGCGTCGGTGATCGGCAATCTCTTTGTCACCACCGATGAGCGCAAGCGCAATGCAATGGCTGCGATGAATCGCGGCTTCTATATTGCTGCCGGGTTGGCAATTGCAGCCAGTGCCGCAGCTACGCCCGTCTTTATGGTGAACGAAGCGACCGGCGAAGTTGACTGGCGACCGTTCTTCGCCACTCTGTCGGGTGTGGTGCTGGCAATTGTGTTGGATAAGCTGACCGAATACTTCACCAGCACCCACTTTAGCCCGGTGAAAGAGACTTCTAAGGCTTCACAGACCGGATCGGCGACCAATATTCTCTCTGGTCTGGCTCTGGGTATGGAGAGTAGCGTTTGGGCGATTCTGGTGATCTCGGCCTCGATCTTTACGTCAGTCCTGATCTACGCTGGCGAGCCAGCGGCTACCCAGTTTACCGCTATTCTCTACGGCGTGTCGCTGACCGGTATCGGGATGTTGCTGTTGACCGGCAATACCATCTCGATGGACAGCTTCGGGCCGATCTCGGACAACGCGAACGGGATTGGCGAGATGGCCGGCCTCGACAAGAATGCCCGCAATGTGATGGACGATCTCGATGCAGTTGGTAACACGACCAAAGCGGTGACCAAAGGTATCGCTATCGGTTCAGCGGTGATTGCAGCAGTGGCACTTTACGGGTCGTATTTCACCGACGTGAACAAGGTCTTGCAGCAAATGATCAATGAAGGCCGGCAAGGTATTGAACTGCTGGCGTCGATCAACGTTGCTGCTCCGCCGGTATTTATTGGCTTGCTCATCGGTGGTGCAGTACCATTCCTCTTCTCAGCACTCACCATCCGCGCCGTCTCGCGGGCCGCGGCACAAATTGTCAATGAGGTGCGCCGGCAATTCCGTATTCCAGGTTTGATGGAAGGCAAGGTGCAGCCCGACTATGCCCGTGCCGTCCAGATTTCAACCACCGCCGCTCAGAAGGAACTGATCAGCCTGGGCTTGATCGCGGTGATGGTACCGATCATCGTCGGCTTTACATTGGGTGTCGAAGCGTTGGGTGGCTTCCTGGCCGGGATTATCCTGACCGGTCAGTTGATGGCAGTATTCCAGGCCAACGCTGGTGGTGCCTGGGATAACGCCAAGAAGTATATCGAAGAGGGGAATTTCGGTGGTAAGCACAGCGAGCCGCACAAGGCCGCAGTTGTGGGTGATACGGTCGGTGACCCCCTGAAGGATACGGCCGGCCCGGCGCTCAACCCGATGATCAAGGTCATCAACCTGGTCGCATTGATCATTGCACCCATTGTGGTGACCATCGAACCCGGTAGCCCCG
- the proS gene encoding proline--tRNA ligase, giving the protein MPKEVITQRSVDYNQWYLDIVREADLAEVAEVVRGCIVVKAHGWAIWELMQRALDDRIKATGHANVQFPLLIPKSFIMKEAEHVEGFAPEVAEVTRAGGEELAEPYIIRPTSETIIGYFYSKWIRSYRDLPLLYNQWANVMRWEMRTRPFLRTAEFWWQEGHTAHATEAEAEEETLRILHDVYADFVEKEMAVPVIRGLKTEKEKFPGALRSYCIEAMMQDGRALQAGTSHNLGQNFARAFDITFTDQNNTIQYAWTTSWGVSTRLIGALIMTHSDDEGLVLPPRLAPIQVVVVPIYKNDEERSLVMAAVEQMTAAWKGRLRFKVDDRDNYSPGYKFNEWELKGVPVRIEVGPKDVAKETVALARRDIPGKAGKSFVPQAGLTERIEALLNEMQTALFQRALAFREAHTADVTSYDELKEQIERGFARAYWAGDTADEKRIQEETRATIRCIPLEQPGSVGRCVYTGRETDRQVIFARAY; this is encoded by the coding sequence ATGCCAAAAGAGGTTATTACCCAACGGAGTGTTGATTACAACCAGTGGTACCTCGATATTGTGCGGGAAGCTGATCTGGCCGAGGTTGCCGAAGTTGTCCGTGGTTGTATCGTCGTTAAGGCCCACGGCTGGGCGATCTGGGAATTGATGCAGCGTGCACTCGATGATCGGATCAAGGCAACCGGTCATGCCAACGTGCAGTTCCCTCTGCTCATCCCCAAGAGCTTTATTATGAAAGAGGCCGAGCACGTCGAGGGCTTTGCTCCAGAAGTCGCAGAAGTCACCCGCGCCGGCGGTGAAGAACTGGCCGAGCCATATATTATCCGTCCTACCAGCGAGACCATCATCGGTTATTTCTACAGCAAGTGGATTCGCTCGTACCGCGATCTGCCTTTGCTCTACAACCAGTGGGCCAACGTCATGCGCTGGGAAATGCGCACTCGTCCTTTCCTGCGCACGGCTGAATTCTGGTGGCAGGAAGGTCATACTGCGCATGCCACCGAAGCCGAGGCCGAGGAAGAGACCCTGCGCATTCTTCACGACGTTTATGCCGATTTCGTTGAAAAAGAGATGGCCGTGCCGGTCATTCGCGGGCTTAAGACTGAAAAAGAGAAATTTCCCGGTGCGCTACGTTCATACTGTATTGAGGCAATGATGCAGGATGGCCGGGCCTTGCAGGCCGGTACGTCGCATAATCTTGGTCAGAATTTTGCCCGCGCCTTCGATATTACCTTTACCGATCAGAACAACACCATTCAGTACGCCTGGACGACCAGTTGGGGGGTAAGTACCCGTCTGATCGGTGCGCTGATTATGACCCATTCGGATGATGAGGGGCTGGTTTTGCCGCCTCGGCTGGCTCCCATTCAGGTGGTGGTAGTGCCGATTTACAAGAACGACGAAGAGCGCAGCCTGGTGATGGCCGCCGTTGAGCAGATGACCGCAGCCTGGAAGGGTCGCCTGCGCTTCAAAGTTGATGACCGCGACAATTACAGTCCCGGTTATAAATTCAACGAATGGGAGTTGAAGGGTGTTCCGGTTCGGATTGAAGTTGGGCCGAAAGATGTGGCAAAAGAGACGGTGGCTCTCGCCCGCCGGGATATTCCCGGTAAAGCCGGCAAGAGCTTCGTCCCCCAGGCCGGTCTGACCGAGCGGATTGAGGCATTGTTGAACGAGATGCAGACCGCACTCTTCCAGCGTGCACTTGCTTTCCGCGAAGCGCACACTGCGGATGTCACCAGCTACGACGAATTGAAAGAGCAGATCGAACGAGGCTTTGCCCGGGCCTACTGGGCCGGTGATACCGCTGATGAAAAGCGCATTCAAGAAGAGACGCGGGCGACAATCCGTTGCATTCCGCTCGAGCAGCCGGGGTCGGTCGGTCGCTGTGTTTACACCGGTCGCGAAACGGATCGTCAGGTAATCTTTGCCCGTGCCTATTGA
- a CDS encoding DUF1997 domain-containing protein — MSAPYTPSVTNEEQRRAVDLSGAAVHLFRFRGPLDLAYEYFCDVPAVFSLLPDVIDVLTYGPNRYRLIVGATDGHGHAMAGYFDVAAAFEPHRLIRIMPVDDGPPIDLSGFVFPGQLFAEAVFYPHAHGTDVEYTVELAMTIPVPKVLWFMPGSVLQAIGERAMEHKMNHMISGFSRAVDIDFHAWIGNE; from the coding sequence ATGTCGGCGCCCTACACACCCTCTGTAACCAACGAAGAGCAGCGCCGGGCCGTCGATCTCAGTGGTGCTGCGGTACACCTCTTTCGTTTTCGGGGGCCGCTCGATCTCGCTTATGAATACTTCTGCGATGTGCCGGCTGTCTTCAGTCTGCTCCCCGATGTGATTGATGTCCTCACCTATGGCCCTAACCGCTACCGCTTGATCGTCGGAGCAACTGATGGCCACGGCCATGCGATGGCCGGCTACTTCGATGTGGCTGCTGCATTCGAGCCTCATCGCCTGATTCGGATTATGCCGGTTGATGATGGTCCGCCGATTGACCTTAGTGGTTTTGTCTTCCCAGGTCAGCTCTTTGCTGAGGCCGTGTTTTATCCCCATGCCCACGGTACCGATGTCGAATATACGGTTGAACTGGCAATGACCATCCCGGTGCCAAAGGTGCTCTGGTTTATGCCCGGCAGTGTGTTGCAGGCAATTGGCGAGCGGGCAATGGAACACAAGATGAACCATATGATTAGTGGTTTTTCGCGGGCCGTCGATATCGATTTTCACGCCTGGATCGGCAACGAGTAG
- a CDS encoding STAS domain-containing protein codes for MSAILSSLAAFIRERLPQTGARLLHAVQSSSSGYASIPADELRPALQRSVETICAVFGDNNAGPLNEWAPYIGERRARMGLSLDDMMSVVSGIREFCWQELTEFGSDRLTIGDVRQFEDAISEFNRLLLLGYSQAMLTLQQELHDQAEQIAAQQQTIRELSTPILPLYEGILVLPLVGAIDSFRAGQIMERLLTAIAERQSDIVIIDITGVPVIDTAVANYLLQTARAAQLIGAQVILVGIGPEIAQTIVQLGVDLRGIQIGANLQAGIELALSQQGYTIR; via the coding sequence ATGAGCGCCATCCTGAGCAGCCTGGCTGCATTCATTCGTGAACGGTTACCGCAGACAGGTGCGCGTTTGCTGCACGCTGTACAGAGCAGTAGTAGCGGATATGCCTCAATCCCGGCTGACGAACTCCGCCCCGCCCTGCAACGTTCGGTTGAGACGATCTGTGCTGTCTTTGGTGACAATAATGCAGGCCCGCTGAACGAATGGGCACCCTACATCGGTGAGCGACGCGCCCGGATGGGCCTGTCGCTCGACGATATGATGAGCGTCGTCTCAGGTATCCGTGAGTTTTGCTGGCAGGAGTTAACCGAATTCGGCAGTGATCGTCTAACCATCGGTGATGTCCGTCAATTTGAAGATGCCATCAGTGAATTTAACCGCTTGCTGTTGTTGGGCTACAGTCAGGCAATGCTGACCCTCCAGCAAGAGTTGCATGATCAGGCCGAACAGATTGCTGCGCAGCAGCAGACTATCCGCGAGCTGAGCACACCTATTCTACCGCTCTACGAAGGGATTCTTGTCTTGCCACTGGTTGGCGCAATTGACAGTTTCCGCGCCGGCCAGATTATGGAACGTCTGCTAACAGCCATTGCTGAACGTCAGTCAGATATTGTGATTATTGATATTACCGGGGTGCCGGTGATCGATACTGCGGTCGCCAACTATCTCTTGCAGACGGCGCGGGCGGCGCAGTTGATCGGTGCCCAGGTGATTCTGGTCGGTATTGGCCCGGAAATTGCTCAGACGATTGTGCAACTGGGTGTTGATCTGCGTGGAATCCAGATCGGCGCCAATCTTCAGGCCGGCATTGAACTGGCATTAAGTCAGCAAGGCTACACCATTCGCTGA
- a CDS encoding STAS domain-containing protein, with the protein MPQVIANIVAFCEARLVETAERFTDELRNRHANYAAMDRAVLLQAVTTSLKTLIQAIGTGDLKPFLDHARSIGKARASSGFIAADMFGALNELRRIAWSLIEDFNREHQTVTVNHVRRLEDIIHAFGQELLTSFSVMYRDVQLQINDQAAQIAAQQQTIRELSTPILPLYEGILVVPLVGVIDSFRAGQIMERLLTAIAERQSDIVIIDITGVPVIDTAVANYLLQAARAAQLIGAQVILVGIGPEIAQTLVQLGVDLSGIQVGATLQTGIELALQRTGHEIRPLQR; encoded by the coding sequence ATGCCCCAGGTCATTGCTAACATCGTCGCCTTCTGCGAGGCACGCCTGGTCGAAACTGCTGAACGGTTTACCGATGAGCTTCGTAACCGCCACGCAAACTATGCGGCCATGGATCGGGCTGTACTGCTGCAAGCGGTAACGACGTCGCTTAAGACACTGATCCAGGCGATTGGAACCGGCGATTTGAAACCATTTCTTGACCATGCCCGCTCAATTGGTAAGGCACGGGCCAGTAGTGGGTTCATTGCCGCCGATATGTTCGGTGCCTTGAATGAATTGCGCCGCATTGCCTGGAGTCTGATAGAGGATTTTAATCGCGAACATCAGACGGTGACCGTTAATCATGTGCGGCGATTAGAAGATATTATTCACGCTTTTGGACAGGAATTACTCACCAGTTTTAGCGTTATGTATCGTGATGTGCAGCTTCAGATCAATGATCAGGCTGCACAGATCGCGGCTCAACAGCAGACTATTCGTGAGTTGAGCACACCGATCCTCCCGCTCTACGAAGGTATTCTGGTTGTGCCACTGGTCGGGGTGATTGATAGCTTCCGTGCCGGCCAGATCATGGAACGCCTGCTCACCGCAATTGCCGAACGTCAATCAGACATCGTGATTATTGACATCACCGGCGTGCCGGTGATCGATACCGCAGTTGCGAATTATCTCTTACAGGCGGCACGGGCAGCACAATTGATCGGGGCACAGGTGATTCTGGTCGGTATTGGCCCGGAAATTGCCCAAACTCTTGTGCAACTTGGAGTTGATCTGAGTGGCATCCAGGTCGGAGCAACCTTGCAAACCGGGATCGAGCTGGCACTCCAGCGTACCGGCCATGAAATAAGACCACTGCAACGATAG
- a CDS encoding STAS domain-containing protein produces the protein MADIFTDLQDFLLARRSAMEHALAQQVQRQSAGYARFNQEELSFSVGTTIESLAEAIGTQDLLPLLAYAEALGEVRAHTGFLLSDVLIAVDIFRSLIWDVLMAFAAERPDCTVDTVRAIEDMLEQFRRAIVTSFSFTYNQLHHQFRDQTDQIEAQQQTIRELSTPILPLYEGILVVPLVGAIDSFRAGQMMERLLTTVAERQSDIVIIDITGVPVIDTAVASYLLQTARAAQLIGAQVILVGIGPEIAQTIVQLGVDLGHILIGANLQNGVELAFRRLGRQIVRKRSDHHER, from the coding sequence GTGGCAGATATCTTCACCGATCTACAAGACTTTCTCCTGGCCCGGCGTTCGGCAATGGAACACGCACTGGCGCAACAGGTGCAACGTCAGAGTGCCGGTTATGCTCGCTTTAATCAGGAAGAGTTGTCATTTTCGGTAGGCACCACCATCGAATCACTGGCGGAAGCAATTGGTACCCAAGACCTGCTACCGTTGCTGGCGTATGCAGAAGCGCTTGGTGAAGTGCGCGCTCATACCGGGTTTTTGCTCAGCGATGTCTTGATAGCAGTCGATATCTTTCGTTCACTCATCTGGGACGTGCTGATGGCCTTTGCCGCTGAGCGCCCGGATTGTACCGTTGACACGGTGCGCGCTATAGAAGATATGCTGGAGCAGTTTAGACGTGCTATTGTCACCAGTTTTAGCTTTACGTACAATCAATTGCACCACCAGTTTCGCGACCAAACCGATCAGATTGAGGCTCAACAACAAACTATTCGTGAACTGAGCACCCCCATTCTTCCGCTTTACGAAGGGATTCTGGTCGTGCCGCTGGTCGGCGCGATTGACAGTTTCCGTGCCGGCCAGATGATGGAACGCCTGCTAACGACGGTTGCCGAACGTCAATCAGACATTGTGATCATTGATATTACCGGCGTGCCGGTGATCGATACCGCTGTCGCGAGTTACCTCTTACAAACAGCACGGGCAGCACAGTTGATCGGTGCCCAGGTGATTCTGGTCGGTATTGGCCCGGAAATTGCCCAGACTATCGTCCAGCTTGGCGTTGATCTTGGCCACATTCTCATTGGCGCTAATCTGCAAAATGGGGTCGAGCTGGCATTTCGACGGCTGGGGCGGCAGATTGTGCGTAAGAGAAGCGATCATCATGAACGATGA